A stretch of Eschrichtius robustus isolate mEscRob2 chromosome 6, mEscRob2.pri, whole genome shotgun sequence DNA encodes these proteins:
- the GPR171 gene encoding G-protein coupled receptor 171, with the protein MTNSSTFCPVYRDLEPFTYFFYLVFLVGIIGSCFATWAFIQKNTNRRCVSIYLINLLTADFLLTLALPVKIIVDLGVAPWKLRIFHCQVTACLIYINMYLSIIFLAFVSIDRCLQLTYSCKIYRIQEPGFAKMISAVVWLMVLLIMVPNMIIPIKDIKEKPNVGCVEFKKEFGRNWHLLTNFICVAIFLNFSAIILISNCLVIRQLYRNKDNENYPNVKRALITILLVTTGYIICFVPYHIVRIPYTLSQTEVISDCSTRISLFKAKEATLLLAVSNLCFDPILYYHLSKAFRLKVTETFASRKETKAQKEKSSCENNA; encoded by the coding sequence ATGACCAACAGTTCTACCTTCTGCCCAGTTTACAGAGACCTGGAGCCattcacatattttttttatttagttttccttGTTGGAATTATTGGAAGTTGTTTTGCAACCTGGGCTTTcatacagaaaaacacaaatcGCAGGTGTGTAAGCATATACTTAATTAATTTGCTTACAGCCGATTTCCTGCTTACTCTGGCATTACCAGTGAAAATCATTGTCGACTTGGGCGTGGCACCCTGGAAGCTGAGGATATTCCACTGCCAAGTAACAGCCTGCCTCATCTACATTAATATGTACTTATCAATTATCTTCCTAGCATTTGTTAGCATTGATCGCTGTCTTCAGTTGACATACAGCTGCAAGATTTATCGAATACAAGAACCTGGATTTGCCAAAATGATATCGGCTGTTGTATGGTTAATGGTCCTTCTTATAATGGTGCCAAACATGATCATTCCCATCAAAGACATCAAGGAAAAGCCCAACGTGGGTTGTGTGGAATTCAAAAAGGAGTTTGGAAGAAACTGGCATTTGCTGACAAATTTCATATGCGTagcaatattcttaaatttctcAGCCATCATCTTAATATCTAACTGCCTTGTAATTCGACAACTCTACAGAAACAAAGATAATGAAAATTATCCAAATGTGAAAAGAGCTCTCATCACTATACTTTTGGTGACTACAGGCTACATCATATGTTTTGTTCCTTATCACATTGTCCGAATCCCATACACCCTCAGCCAGACAGAGGTCATATCTGACTGCTCCACCAGGATTTCACTTTTCAAAGCCAAAGAGGCCACACTGCTGCTGGCTGTGTCCAACCTGTGTTTTGATCCGATCCTGTACTATCATCTCTCAAAAGCTTTCCGCTTAAAGGTCACGGAGACGTTTGCTTCACGTAAGGAGACCAAGgctcagaaagaaaaatcaagttgTGAAAACAATGCATAA